A window from Streptomyces sp. NBC_00271 encodes these proteins:
- a CDS encoding ABC transporter ATP-binding protein yields the protein MTVTTLEKAADAKAATVEFRGLRREFGPTVALDGLDLTVRPGELLALLGPSGCGKTTALRMLAGFEHPDSGEVLVDGEDVTRVPAHRRDAGMVFQSYSLFPHLSALDNVAFGLRMRKVRTAERRSRAAELLDLVGLADKGERFPHQLSGGQQQRIALARALALRPRVLLLDEPLSALDAKVRLTLREEIRRLQQELGITTLFVTHDQEEALSMADRVAVMRAGRLEQCAAPAELYGRPATAFVAEFVGTMSRIPGRLDSGVAEVLGQRLPVDGEAPAATEIDVLVRPEAVRVRADEAGTARVVATAFLGAATRVTVRLPDATEVKADLPTHEAAGLGSGAAVTVSLPERPVLVAERTQ from the coding sequence ATGACCGTCACCACGCTTGAGAAGGCCGCCGACGCCAAGGCTGCCACCGTCGAATTCCGGGGTCTGCGGCGGGAGTTCGGCCCGACCGTCGCCCTCGACGGCCTCGACCTGACCGTCCGGCCCGGCGAACTCCTCGCCCTGCTCGGACCCTCCGGCTGCGGCAAGACCACCGCGTTGCGCATGCTCGCCGGGTTCGAACACCCCGACTCCGGCGAGGTGCTGGTCGACGGCGAGGACGTCACCCGGGTCCCGGCCCACCGCCGCGACGCGGGGATGGTCTTTCAGTCCTACAGCCTCTTCCCGCACCTCAGCGCCCTCGACAACGTGGCCTTCGGGCTGCGGATGCGCAAGGTGCGTACCGCCGAGCGGCGCTCCCGCGCGGCCGAGTTGCTCGACCTCGTGGGCCTCGCCGACAAGGGCGAGCGGTTCCCGCACCAGCTCTCCGGCGGTCAGCAGCAGCGCATCGCGCTGGCCCGCGCGCTCGCCCTGCGTCCGCGCGTGCTGCTGCTCGACGAGCCTCTCTCCGCCCTGGACGCCAAGGTGCGGCTCACCCTGCGCGAGGAGATCCGCCGGCTTCAGCAGGAACTCGGCATCACGACCCTGTTCGTGACGCACGATCAGGAGGAGGCGCTGTCCATGGCGGACCGCGTCGCCGTGATGCGGGCCGGGCGGCTAGAACAGTGCGCCGCGCCCGCCGAGCTGTACGGGCGCCCCGCGACCGCCTTCGTCGCCGAGTTCGTCGGCACGATGAGCCGGATTCCGGGGCGGCTGGACTCCGGCGTGGCCGAGGTGCTCGGACAGCGGCTGCCGGTCGACGGGGAAGCGCCCGCCGCGACCGAGATCGACGTGCTCGTACGGCCCGAGGCGGTGCGGGTACGGGCCGACGAGGCCGGAACCGCCCGTGTCGTCGCCACCGCCTTCCTCGGCGCCGCCACCCGCGTCACCGTGCGGCTCCCGGACGCCACCGAGGTCAAGGCCGACCTGCCCACCCACGAGGCCGCCGGGCTCGGCTCGGGCGCCGCCGTGACCGTGAGCCTGCCGGAGCGGCCGGTGCTGGTCGCCGAGCGCACGCAGTAA